In one Candidatus Delongbacteria bacterium genomic region, the following are encoded:
- the mutY gene encoding A/G-specific adenine glycosylase, protein MSRKQPTLETGLSHESVESLLQWFQRVARELPWRERRTPYRVWVSEIMLQQTQVDTVIPFYLRFLKAFPTVESLAAAEEDTLMAHWAGLGYYSRARNLQKAARTLVREHGGCFPSDPEVVRALPGFGEYTTAAVLSLSQGQNLAVLDGNVMRVLARVFLVEEDIMAGPTRRRLQAIATAGLPAGRAGAYNEALMELGATVCRPQPSCELCPLASVCRAYAQKRTADIPQRSRRGNRRTHPVVVLVGIAGDGRILLHRRPDKGMLAGLWELPNLRGEQELGREPADVESLASLFDGLERQLHESGFSARGAYRSLAVFRHHYSHFSVELHPRAALLDGMPGAEDWRWASPPGLDGLGVSASDRRILDQWLAE, encoded by the coding sequence ATGAGCCGCAAGCAGCCGACATTGGAAACCGGACTGTCTCACGAATCGGTGGAATCACTGCTGCAGTGGTTTCAGCGGGTGGCCCGCGAGCTTCCCTGGCGAGAACGTCGCACACCCTATCGGGTCTGGGTCAGCGAGATCATGCTCCAGCAGACCCAGGTGGACACCGTGATACCCTTCTACCTGCGCTTCCTCAAGGCTTTCCCGACGGTGGAAAGTCTGGCCGCCGCCGAAGAAGACACGCTGATGGCTCACTGGGCTGGCCTGGGTTATTACTCCAGGGCACGAAACCTGCAGAAAGCCGCTCGCACACTGGTGCGAGAGCACGGAGGCTGTTTTCCCAGTGACCCCGAAGTGGTCCGGGCTCTGCCCGGATTCGGCGAGTACACCACGGCGGCGGTTCTCAGCCTGAGCCAGGGCCAGAATCTGGCGGTCCTGGACGGCAATGTGATGCGCGTGCTGGCGCGTGTCTTTCTGGTGGAAGAAGACATCATGGCCGGGCCCACGCGCCGGCGCCTGCAGGCGATTGCAACGGCCGGCCTGCCCGCGGGTCGTGCAGGGGCCTACAACGAAGCCCTGATGGAACTGGGCGCCACGGTCTGCAGACCCCAGCCATCCTGTGAGCTGTGTCCACTGGCGTCGGTCTGCCGGGCGTACGCCCAGAAGCGGACGGCGGACATTCCGCAGCGCTCGCGGCGCGGAAACCGCAGGACTCACCCGGTCGTGGTGCTTGTCGGCATTGCCGGGGATGGGCGGATTCTGCTGCACCGAAGGCCCGACAAGGGCATGCTGGCGGGACTCTGGGAATTGCCCAATCTGCGCGGAGAACAGGAACTGGGGCGCGAGCCCGCCGATGTGGAGTCGCTGGCGAGTCTGTTCGACGGGCTGGAACGGCAGCTGCATGAATCGGGCTTCAGCGCCCGGGGGGCATACCGGTCTCTGGCGGTATTCCGGCACCACTACAGTCACTTTTCGGTGGAACTTCATCCAAGGGCGGCTCTTCTCGACGGAATGCCGGGCGCTGAAGACTGGCGCTGGGCAAGCCCGCCGGGCCTGGATGGGCTCGGGGTTTCCGCCAGCGACCGTCGGATTCTGGACCAATGGCTGGCAGAATGA
- a CDS encoding SLBB domain-containing protein, whose product MRTRFIDHIARFLILFAALMMPVHLMAQDVMSAMPDTDRAAQYYLGERNAIHITVNVWGQVRLPGQYHIPSGTDLLTLVSAAGGPTENSRLDNVRVVRRFNQREEILEVDVRRYLKTGDVSLIPELNPGDTILVSGSVFNLLTKVVNVVGQAAIFLNAIYLYQRIN is encoded by the coding sequence ATGCGGACCCGATTCATTGATCATATTGCACGTTTTCTGATCCTGTTCGCCGCACTGATGATGCCCGTGCATCTGATGGCTCAGGACGTGATGTCCGCAATGCCCGACACGGATCGGGCCGCCCAGTACTATCTGGGCGAGCGGAATGCGATCCATATCACGGTGAATGTCTGGGGTCAGGTGCGCTTGCCGGGACAATACCATATTCCCAGCGGGACCGACCTGCTGACCTTGGTATCCGCCGCGGGTGGTCCCACGGAGAACTCCCGACTGGACAACGTCCGGGTCGTGCGGCGCTTCAATCAGCGCGAAGAGATCCTGGAAGTCGATGTTCGTCGCTATCTGAAGACCGGTGATGTCAGCCTGATTCCCGAGTTGAACCCGGGAGACACGATCCTTGTAAGCGGAAGCGTGTTCAATCTGCTGACGAAAGTGGTGAACGTGGTGGGTCAGGCGGCAATCTTCCTGAACGCCATTTACCTCTACCAGAGAATCAATTGA